From the Leucobacter denitrificans genome, one window contains:
- the rpsI gene encoding 30S ribosomal protein S9 encodes MTEEQTVAPESYTTETPASQATTQAPRPALTVPGAAVGRRKRAIARVRLIPGSGTMTVNGRELAEYFPNKLHQQLITDPFTVLELNGSYDVIARIVGGGPSGQAGALRLAIARALNEIDAEHNRPTLKKAGFLSRDARVIERKKAGLKKARKAPQYSKR; translated from the coding sequence GTGACTGAAGAGCAGACTGTAGCCCCTGAGAGCTACACCACCGAGACCCCCGCATCGCAGGCAACCACCCAGGCTCCGCGCCCCGCACTCACCGTTCCAGGTGCTGCTGTTGGCCGTCGCAAGCGTGCGATTGCTCGTGTTCGCCTCATTCCGGGCAGCGGCACCATGACCGTAAACGGTCGTGAGCTTGCTGAGTACTTCCCAAACAAGCTGCACCAGCAGCTCATCACCGACCCGTTCACCGTGCTTGAGCTCAATGGCTCGTACGACGTGATCGCTCGCATCGTTGGCGGCGGCCCCTCGGGCCAGGCAGGTGCGCTGCGCCTCGCTATCGCACGTGCGCTCAACGAGATCGATGCAGAGCACAACCGCCCAACGCTCAAGAAGGCTGGCTTCCTCAGCCGCGACGCTCGCGTCATCGAGCGCAAGAAGGCCGGTCTCAAGAAGGCCCGCAAGGCGCCTCAGTACTCGAAGCGCTAA
- the rplM gene encoding 50S ribosomal protein L13 produces the protein MTRTYSPKAADQKHDWIVIDATDVVLGRLASHAAALLRGKHKTTFAPHMDMGDYVIVVNADKVVLTGNKADKKRAYRHSGFPGGLTSVSYTELLEKNPQRAVEKAIRGMLPKNSLGADLFRKLKVYAGAEHPHAAQQPTPYTFNQVAQ, from the coding sequence GTGACTCGCACATATTCGCCGAAGGCCGCTGACCAGAAGCACGATTGGATCGTCATTGACGCTACCGACGTGGTTCTCGGCCGCCTCGCATCGCACGCCGCAGCATTGCTTCGCGGCAAGCACAAGACCACCTTTGCTCCTCACATGGACATGGGTGACTACGTCATCGTAGTGAACGCTGACAAGGTTGTCCTCACCGGCAACAAGGCAGACAAGAAGCGCGCATACCGTCACTCGGGTTTCCCGGGCGGCCTCACCTCGGTGAGCTACACCGAGCTTCTCGAGAAGAACCCGCAGCGCGCTGTTGAGAAGGCCATCCGTGGCATGCTCCCCAAGAACTCGCTTGGCGCAGATCTGTTCCGCAAGCTGAAGGTCTATGCAGGTGCTGAGCACCCGCACGCTGCCCAGCAGCCCACCCCATACACCTTCAACCAGGTTGCGCAGTAA
- the truA gene encoding tRNA pseudouridine(38-40) synthase TruA, with the protein MKTRRLRLDLAYDGTDFSGWAVQPGLRTVQGEIETALETLLRAEPGGVRLTVGGRTDAGVHARGQVAHIDVTHDQFAKWGGSQRAGGAVQTFDQLMTRRLNGVLARSAPDIAIHSVNEVPAEFDARFGALRRRYEYRVRSARARRDPLTARFTAEVPRELDLELMQEVSQQLLGLQDFATFCKAREGATSVRELLVFDWRETDDEAYAARIEADAFCHSMVRALVGSVVAVGHGRIDSDELIELRDARSRTSRFTVMPAHGLSLEEIVYPDASELAARAEQTRARRDAIGE; encoded by the coding sequence GTGAAAACGCGCCGTCTGAGACTCGACCTCGCCTATGACGGCACTGATTTCTCAGGGTGGGCGGTGCAACCAGGTCTGCGAACCGTACAGGGCGAGATCGAAACAGCACTTGAGACTCTGCTTCGCGCCGAGCCCGGGGGAGTGAGGCTTACTGTCGGGGGACGCACCGACGCTGGCGTGCACGCGCGAGGCCAGGTTGCGCACATCGATGTGACACACGACCAGTTCGCAAAGTGGGGTGGGAGCCAGCGAGCAGGTGGAGCTGTGCAGACATTTGATCAGCTCATGACTCGACGACTGAATGGGGTGTTGGCTCGATCCGCACCCGATATCGCAATTCATTCGGTGAACGAGGTACCGGCGGAATTCGACGCTCGCTTCGGCGCGCTTCGCCGTCGCTACGAATATCGGGTGCGTTCGGCGCGCGCGCGCCGAGATCCACTTACCGCGAGATTTACTGCTGAAGTGCCGCGCGAGCTTGATCTCGAACTCATGCAAGAGGTTTCGCAGCAACTGCTCGGACTGCAAGACTTCGCGACGTTCTGCAAAGCGAGAGAGGGCGCGACTTCGGTGCGCGAATTGCTGGTGTTCGATTGGCGTGAGACAGATGACGAGGCGTACGCGGCACGAATTGAGGCAGACGCCTTCTGCCATTCAATGGTGCGGGCGCTCGTGGGGTCAGTTGTGGCGGTCGGCCATGGGCGGATCGATTCCGATGAGCTCATCGAGCTGCGTGACGCACGCTCACGAACAAGCAGGTTCACGGTTATGCCCGCACACGGACTGTCGCTCGAAGAGATCGTGTACCCCGATGCCAGCGAACTCGCCGCGCGTGCCGAGCAAACTCGAGCTCGGCGGGACGCAATAGGTGAGTAG
- the rplQ gene encoding 50S ribosomal protein L17 has translation MPKPTKGARLGGGPAHERLMLNQMASQLFEHKRIQTTETKAKRLQPVAERLVTFAKRGDLSARRRVMRQILDKSVVHELFTEIAPLVENREGGYTRIIKTGFRKGDNAPLAVIELVLEPVNPKPKKAAAKAEEPKAEAVEEAPVEEEAAAEEAPAEEAAEAPAEEAAEEKAE, from the coding sequence ATGCCCAAGCCCACAAAGGGCGCCCGCCTCGGAGGCGGCCCCGCTCACGAGCGCCTCATGCTCAACCAGATGGCATCTCAGCTGTTCGAGCACAAGCGAATCCAGACCACCGAGACAAAGGCAAAGCGTCTGCAGCCAGTCGCCGAGCGTCTCGTAACCTTTGCGAAGCGCGGAGACCTTTCTGCACGTCGTCGCGTCATGCGCCAGATTCTCGACAAGTCGGTCGTGCACGAGCTCTTCACCGAGATCGCACCGCTTGTTGAGAACCGCGAAGGTGGCTACACCCGCATCATCAAGACTGGTTTCCGCAAGGGCGACAACGCGCCTCTCGCAGTCATCGAGCTCGTACTCGAGCCAGTGAACCCGAAGCCAAAGAAGGCTGCAGCAAAGGCTGAAGAGCCGAAGGCTGAGGCAGTCGAAGAGGCGCCGGTCGAAGAAGAGGCAGCTGCTGAGGAAGCTCCTGCTGAAGAAGCAGCAGAGGCTCCCGCAGAGGAAGCTGCTGAGGAGAAGGCTGAGTAA
- a CDS encoding DNA-directed RNA polymerase subunit alpha — MLIAQRPTLTEESISEYRSRFSIEPLEPGFGYTLGNSLRRTLLSSIPGAAVTSVRFEGVAHEFTTIPGVTEDVTEIILNIKGLVVSSEHDEPITAYLRKTGSGEVTAADISAPAGVEVHNPELVIATLGDDAQFELELTIERGRGYVSAAQNRNDDAEVGRIPVDSIYSPVLKVTYRVEATRAGERTDFDRLVVDVETKPAISPRDAIASAGSTLVELFGLARELNTAAEGVEIGPAPVEVAAEGELSIPIEDLDLSVRSYNCLKREGINTVSELVALSEAQLMNIRNFGQKSVFEVRDKLAEMGLSLKDAVPGFDGTNFYSYEDDAN, encoded by the coding sequence GTGCTCATTGCACAGCGCCCCACTCTGACTGAAGAATCAATCTCCGAGTACCGCTCGCGCTTCTCGATCGAGCCCCTCGAGCCCGGCTTCGGCTACACGCTCGGTAACTCGCTCCGTCGTACGCTGCTCTCGTCGATCCCCGGCGCCGCTGTTACCAGCGTTCGCTTCGAGGGAGTAGCTCACGAGTTCACCACGATCCCCGGTGTCACCGAAGATGTCACTGAGATCATCCTGAACATCAAGGGCCTCGTGGTCTCAAGCGAGCACGATGAGCCGATCACCGCGTACCTGCGTAAGACCGGTTCAGGCGAGGTTACAGCTGCTGATATCTCCGCACCAGCAGGTGTCGAGGTTCACAACCCAGAGCTCGTAATTGCAACTCTCGGCGACGATGCGCAGTTCGAACTCGAGCTCACCATCGAGCGTGGACGTGGGTACGTCTCAGCAGCGCAGAACCGAAACGACGATGCTGAAGTTGGCCGCATTCCGGTTGACTCGATCTACTCGCCCGTTCTCAAGGTGACCTACCGTGTCGAGGCAACTCGTGCCGGTGAGCGCACCGACTTCGACCGCCTTGTGGTTGACGTTGAGACCAAGCCCGCTATTTCACCTCGTGATGCAATCGCCTCTGCTGGCTCCACGCTGGTTGAACTCTTCGGTCTTGCTCGCGAGTTGAACACTGCAGCTGAGGGTGTCGAGATTGGCCCAGCACCGGTTGAGGTTGCAGCCGAAGGCGAACTTTCGATTCCGATCGAAGACCTCGACCTTTCGGTCCGCAGCTACAACTGCCTCAAGCGCGAGGGCATCAACACCGTGAGCGAACTTGTTGCGCTTTCGGAAGCCCAGCTCATGAACATTCGTAACTTCGGCCAGAAGTCCGTATTCGAGGTGCGCGATAAGCTCGCCGAGATGGGCCTCTCGCTCAAGGACGCGGTTCCCGGCTTCGACGGAACCAACTTCTACAGCTACGAGGACGACGCAAACTAA
- the rpsK gene encoding 30S ribosomal protein S11, producing the protein MAAPKQAARKPRRKDKKNVVAGQAHIKSTFNNTIVSITDSTGAVISWASSGGVGFKGSRKSTPFAAQLAAESAARKAQEHGMKKVDVFVKGPGSGRETAIRSLQAAGLEVGSINDVTPQTHNGCRPPKRRRV; encoded by the coding sequence ATGGCTGCACCTAAGCAGGCGGCGCGCAAGCCACGTCGCAAAGATAAGAAGAATGTCGTCGCGGGCCAGGCCCACATTAAGTCGACGTTCAACAACACCATCGTTTCCATCACCGATTCGACCGGTGCCGTAATCAGCTGGGCCTCATCAGGTGGCGTCGGCTTCAAGGGTTCACGTAAGTCGACCCCGTTCGCCGCTCAGCTTGCCGCTGAGTCTGCGGCGCGCAAGGCGCAAGAGCACGGCATGAAGAAGGTCGACGTGTTCGTTAAGGGTCCCGGCTCGGGACGCGAGACGGCCATCCGCTCACTTCAGGCCGCTGGCCTCGAGGTCGGATCGATCAACGATGTCACACCGCAGACGCACAACGGCTGCCGCCCACCCAAGCGTCGTCGCGTTTGA
- the rpsM gene encoding 30S ribosomal protein S13: protein MARIAGVDIPRDKRVEIALTYIYGVGRTSALKTLADTGIDGNVRVKDLTDEQLVQLRDHIEANFKVEGDLRREVAADIRRKVEIGSYQGLRHRRGLPVHGQRTKTNARTRKGPKRTVAGKKK, encoded by the coding sequence ATGGCACGTATTGCAGGCGTAGACATCCCGCGCGACAAGCGCGTAGAGATTGCGCTCACTTATATTTATGGCGTTGGTCGCACGAGCGCGCTCAAGACACTCGCTGATACCGGGATCGACGGCAATGTCCGCGTCAAGGATCTGACTGACGAGCAGCTCGTTCAGCTTCGCGATCACATCGAGGCCAACTTCAAGGTTGAGGGTGACCTCCGCCGTGAGGTAGCAGCAGACATTCGCCGCAAGGTCGAAATTGGCAGCTACCAAGGTCTCCGCCACCGCCGTGGTCTGCCAGTGCATGGTCAGCGCACAAAGACGAACGCGCGTACCCGTAAGGGACCGAAGCGTACCGTCGCCGGTAAGAAGAAGTAA
- the rpmJ gene encoding 50S ribosomal protein L36 encodes MKVQPSVKPICDHCKVIRRHGRVMVICKSNPRHKQRQG; translated from the coding sequence ATGAAGGTCCAGCCAAGCGTCAAGCCAATCTGCGATCACTGCAAGGTGATCCGCCGTCACGGCCGCGTCATGGTGATCTGCAAGAGCAACCCCCGTCACAAGCAGCGTCAGGGATAA
- the infA gene encoding translation initiation factor IF-1, with protein MAKKDGVIEIEGQVAEALPNAMFRVELTNGHKVLAHISGKMRQHYIRILPGDRVIVELTPYDLTRGRIVYRYK; from the coding sequence ATGGCGAAGAAAGACGGCGTCATCGAGATTGAGGGCCAGGTCGCAGAGGCTCTCCCGAACGCAATGTTCCGGGTTGAGTTGACCAACGGTCACAAAGTGCTCGCGCACATCTCGGGAAAGATGCGTCAGCACTACATCCGCATCCTTCCAGGAGACCGCGTGATCGTAGAACTGACCCCGTACGATCTGACCCGTGGTCGCATCGTCTACCGCTACAAGTAG
- the map gene encoding type I methionyl aminopeptidase, translating into MVEPGLAAVAALRAMREAIRPGITTLALDAIAEDAIRSLGGAPNFMLEPGYRHTICANVNADVVHSIPNEQPLKAGDIVSLDVGAVINGWNSDAAITVALADEARPEISAANQLLSDVTEQAMWHGIARLARAEHLNEVGESVSAYVRKHSDFNVLEDYIGHGIGRSMHEDPQVFNVPVAKRGPEVKPGLVVAIEPIISAGTIETVIQDDDWTVTIADGSMSAQWEHSVAVHERGIWVLTAEDGGAEGLAPLGITPVPIP; encoded by the coding sequence ATGGTAGAGCCCGGTCTCGCGGCCGTTGCAGCGCTACGTGCGATGCGTGAGGCGATCCGCCCTGGAATCACCACGCTCGCACTTGATGCAATCGCTGAAGACGCGATCCGCTCGCTCGGGGGAGCACCCAATTTCATGCTCGAGCCCGGTTACCGCCACACTATCTGTGCCAACGTGAATGCCGACGTCGTTCATTCAATTCCGAATGAGCAGCCGCTCAAGGCGGGTGACATCGTTTCTCTAGATGTTGGCGCCGTGATAAACGGTTGGAACAGCGATGCTGCGATCACCGTAGCTCTTGCTGACGAGGCGCGACCTGAGATCTCAGCTGCTAACCAGTTGCTCTCTGATGTCACGGAGCAGGCAATGTGGCACGGTATTGCACGACTCGCCCGCGCCGAACACCTCAATGAAGTGGGTGAATCGGTTTCGGCCTACGTGCGCAAGCACAGCGACTTTAATGTGCTCGAGGATTACATTGGGCACGGTATCGGGCGAAGCATGCATGAAGACCCGCAAGTCTTTAATGTGCCGGTGGCAAAGCGTGGGCCTGAAGTGAAACCTGGGCTTGTCGTTGCTATCGAACCAATTATCTCCGCAGGCACAATCGAAACCGTGATTCAGGACGACGATTGGACCGTAACCATTGCTGATGGGTCGATGAGTGCCCAGTGGGAACACAGCGTTGCGGTGCATGAGCGCGGTATCTGGGTACTCACGGCCGAAGATGGTGGGGCAGAGGGGCTCGCACCCCTCGGAATCACGCCGGTTCCGATTCCATAG
- a CDS encoding adenylate kinase has product MTVTRLLIIGPPGAGKGTQATRIAEHYGIPAISTGDIFRANIKGQTELGKQVQAIIESGELVPDSLTNEIVRDRLNQDDAVSGYLLDGYPRNVEQVQALEEMVQGDSLNAVLLLEADTDEVVARLLKRAELEGRADDTEEVIRHRQDVYAEQTLPLVELFEERGILVRVNGLGEIDEVAQRISDGLTAKLGR; this is encoded by the coding sequence GTGACAGTAACCCGACTCCTCATCATTGGTCCTCCCGGCGCAGGCAAGGGAACCCAGGCCACGCGAATTGCCGAACACTACGGAATTCCAGCGATTTCTACCGGAGATATCTTCCGAGCGAATATCAAAGGCCAGACTGAACTCGGTAAGCAGGTCCAGGCGATCATTGAGAGCGGGGAACTCGTTCCAGACTCGCTCACGAACGAGATTGTTCGGGACCGGTTGAACCAGGATGATGCGGTTTCAGGGTATCTTCTCGACGGTTACCCGCGTAACGTCGAGCAGGTGCAGGCTCTTGAAGAAATGGTGCAGGGCGACTCGCTTAACGCTGTGCTACTTCTTGAAGCAGATACTGACGAAGTAGTGGCGCGTCTTCTGAAGCGCGCCGAACTCGAAGGTCGCGCCGACGATACCGAGGAAGTAATTCGTCACCGCCAAGACGTCTACGCCGAACAGACGCTTCCACTCGTCGAACTCTTCGAGGAACGAGGCATCTTGGTGCGTGTTAACGGCCTCGGTGAGATAGATGAGGTTGCACAGCGTATATCCGACGGGCTGACAGCAAAGCTTGGTCGATAG
- the secY gene encoding preprotein translocase subunit SecY, whose amino-acid sequence MFRAIGRIFRTPDLRRKIVFTLGIVALFRLGSFVPTPFVDFNNVQACLASNQGGGTAGLYDMVNLFSGGALLQLSIFALGIMPYITASIITQLLRVVIPHFETLHKEGQAGQAKLTQYTRYLTIALAVLQSTTLITVARSGQLFGTSANQACQNLVAQEWWAILIMIITMTAGTGLIMWFGELITERGIGNGMSLLIFTSIAATFPSALWVIQEQRGWEIFFFVIAVGLVVMTAVVYVEQSQRRIPVQYAKRVVGRRTYGGSSTYIPIKVNMAGVIPVIFASAILYLPMLIAQFNQPKAGEEPQPWVVWVQNNLVYGDQPLYMLVFFVLTVGFTFFYVQITFNPEEVADNMKKYSGFIPGIRAGRPTAEYLNYVLTRITSAGSLYLGIVALIPLIALSFFGANQNFPFGGASILIIVGVGLETVKQIDAQLQQRHYEGLLK is encoded by the coding sequence TTGTTCAGAGCCATCGGACGTATCTTCCGCACACCCGACCTCCGTCGGAAGATTGTGTTCACGCTCGGTATTGTCGCGTTGTTCCGACTCGGATCGTTCGTGCCAACTCCGTTTGTTGACTTCAATAATGTGCAGGCCTGCCTCGCGTCGAACCAGGGAGGCGGCACGGCCGGCCTCTACGACATGGTCAACCTGTTCAGCGGTGGTGCACTGCTGCAACTCTCGATCTTTGCGCTTGGCATCATGCCGTACATTACGGCCTCGATTATTACCCAGCTTCTCCGAGTTGTGATTCCGCACTTCGAGACCCTTCATAAAGAAGGCCAGGCTGGTCAGGCAAAACTCACCCAGTACACTCGTTACCTCACCATCGCACTCGCGGTGTTGCAGTCGACCACACTGATCACTGTCGCTCGTTCAGGTCAACTGTTTGGCACCTCGGCCAACCAGGCCTGCCAAAACCTCGTCGCTCAAGAGTGGTGGGCGATCCTCATCATGATCATCACGATGACCGCGGGTACCGGCCTCATCATGTGGTTCGGCGAGCTCATCACCGAACGTGGCATTGGCAATGGCATGTCGCTGCTCATTTTCACCTCGATCGCAGCAACCTTCCCAAGCGCCCTTTGGGTTATCCAGGAGCAGCGCGGCTGGGAGATCTTCTTCTTCGTTATTGCGGTCGGACTTGTCGTGATGACAGCCGTTGTATACGTTGAGCAGTCACAGCGTCGTATCCCGGTTCAGTATGCGAAGCGTGTTGTTGGGCGCCGCACATATGGCGGTTCGAGTACCTATATTCCGATCAAGGTGAACATGGCTGGCGTGATCCCGGTCATCTTCGCGTCAGCGATCCTGTACCTCCCGATGCTTATCGCGCAGTTCAATCAGCCGAAGGCCGGCGAAGAGCCACAGCCTTGGGTCGTGTGGGTGCAGAACAACCTCGTGTATGGCGATCAGCCGCTCTACATGCTTGTGTTCTTCGTGCTCACTGTCGGCTTCACCTTCTTCTACGTTCAGATCACCTTCAACCCTGAAGAAGTTGCTGACAATATGAAGAAATACAGCGGCTTCATTCCGGGTATTCGTGCGGGCCGACCAACTGCTGAATACCTCAACTACGTCTTGACTCGGATTACGAGCGCCGGTTCTCTCTACCTGGGTATCGTTGCACTGATTCCGCTCATTGCCCTCTCGTTCTTTGGGGCAAACCAGAACTTCCCATTCGGAGGTGCATCGATTCTGATTATTGTCGGTGTTGGCCTCGAGACCGTAAAGCAAATCGACGCGCAGCTGCAACAGCGTCACTACGAAGGGCTCCTTAAGTGA
- the rplO gene encoding 50S ribosomal protein L15, giving the protein MSEKNEERGEVLKAHHLRPAPGSKTAKTRVGRGEASKGKTAGRGTKGTKARYQVKAGFEGGQMPLHMRTPKLRGFKNPFRTEYQVVNVAKLEELFPKGGDVTVEALVEKGAVRKNQPVKVLGNGDLKVKLSVQVDKVSSSAEQKIVAAGGEVK; this is encoded by the coding sequence ATGAGCGAGAAGAATGAAGAGCGCGGTGAGGTGCTGAAGGCACACCACCTCCGCCCAGCTCCCGGTTCGAAGACTGCAAAGACCCGCGTGGGTCGCGGTGAGGCGTCCAAGGGTAAGACCGCAGGTCGCGGCACCAAGGGCACCAAGGCGCGCTACCAGGTCAAGGCCGGCTTCGAAGGTGGCCAGATGCCGCTTCACATGCGTACTCCGAAGCTGCGCGGGTTCAAGAACCCGTTCCGCACTGAGTACCAGGTCGTGAACGTGGCGAAGCTTGAAGAGCTGTTCCCCAAGGGTGGCGATGTCACCGTCGAGGCGCTCGTCGAAAAGGGCGCCGTGCGCAAGAACCAGCCTGTCAAGGTGCTGGGCAACGGCGACCTGAAGGTCAAGCTTTCCGTGCAGGTCGATAAGGTCTCGAGCTCAGCAGAGCAGAAGATCGTCGCAGCCGGCGGAGAAGTAAAGTAA
- the rpmD gene encoding 50S ribosomal protein L30: MAKSKSLKITQTKSVISEKQNQRDTLRSLGLKKIGQSVVREDTVANRGYIRAVAHLVQVEEVDA; encoded by the coding sequence ATGGCTAAGTCAAAGAGCCTGAAGATTACGCAGACGAAGTCAGTGATCAGCGAGAAGCAGAATCAGCGCGATACGCTGCGGAGCCTCGGTCTCAAGAAGATCGGCCAGTCGGTCGTTCGCGAAGATACCGTTGCAAACCGTGGATACATTCGTGCGGTGGCTCACCTGGTCCAGGTCGAGGAGGTCGACGCATGA
- the rpsE gene encoding 30S ribosomal protein S5 encodes MSNETKEQEVTAEAQNEAPAAEAQATDHRSEPREQRRGSRDRGTRNERGGRDRSESQFLERVVTINRVSKVVKGGRRFSFTALVVVGDGNGTVGVGYGKAKEVPLAISKGVEEAKKNFFRVPRVANTIPHPVQGEAAAGVVLLRPAAAGTGVIAGGPVRAVLECAGIHDVLSKSLGSSNTLNIVHATVEALRQLEEPRSVAARRGLDFDRVAPARLVRAEAKAAADAAAKAKAGA; translated from the coding sequence GTGAGCAACGAAACGAAGGAGCAGGAAGTGACTGCTGAGGCTCAGAACGAGGCTCCAGCCGCTGAGGCGCAGGCTACCGATCACCGCAGCGAGCCCCGCGAACAGCGTCGCGGCAGCCGCGATCGCGGTACTCGCAACGAGCGTGGCGGTCGTGACCGCTCGGAAAGCCAGTTCCTCGAGCGCGTCGTTACCATCAACCGTGTGTCGAAGGTCGTCAAGGGCGGCCGTCGCTTCAGCTTCACCGCGCTTGTCGTGGTGGGCGATGGCAATGGCACCGTGGGTGTTGGCTACGGCAAGGCGAAGGAAGTTCCACTCGCAATCTCGAAGGGCGTCGAAGAGGCCAAGAAGAACTTCTTCCGCGTACCACGTGTTGCGAACACCATCCCGCACCCGGTGCAGGGCGAGGCCGCTGCAGGCGTCGTGCTGCTCCGTCCGGCAGCAGCAGGTACCGGTGTTATCGCCGGTGGCCCAGTTCGCGCCGTACTCGAGTGCGCTGGTATCCACGATGTGCTGAGCAAGTCGCTCGGTTCATCGAACACTCTGAACATTGTGCACGCGACCGTTGAGGCGCTGAGGCAGCTCGAGGAGCCCCGCTCCGTAGCAGCTCGCCGTGGCCTTGACTTCGACCGCGTCGCCCCGGCTCGCCTCGTGCGCGCTGAGGCGAAGGCTGCGGCCGACGCTGCCGCGAAGGCAAAGGCAGGTGCGTAA
- the rplR gene encoding 50S ribosomal protein L18, whose product MAANITRAKGRSAARVRRHARLRKKIVGTEARPRLVVTRSSRHVFVQVIDDSKGHTVASASTMEADLRVFEGDKTAKARKVGELVAERAKGAGVTAVVFDRGGSRYAGRVAAIADGAREGGLTL is encoded by the coding sequence ATGGCCGCTAACATCACCCGTGCAAAGGGCCGTTCGGCTGCGCGCGTTCGCCGCCACGCCCGCCTGCGCAAGAAGATTGTCGGCACCGAGGCGCGTCCACGTCTCGTTGTGACTCGCTCTTCGCGTCATGTGTTCGTTCAGGTCATCGACGATTCAAAGGGCCACACCGTGGCTTCTGCTTCGACGATGGAAGCTGATCTTCGCGTATTCGAGGGAGACAAGACCGCTAAGGCACGCAAGGTTGGCGAGCTCGTCGCCGAGCGTGCAAAGGGCGCTGGCGTTACCGCTGTCGTCTTTGACCGCGGCGGCAGCCGCTACGCAGGCCGTGTCGCAGCGATCGCCGACGGCGCTCGCGAAGGGGGTCTGACCCTGTGA
- the rplF gene encoding 50S ribosomal protein L6, which translates to MSRIGKLPITVPGGVDVKIDGQQVTVKGSKGELSLVIAEPIRATVEDGQIQVSRPDDERESRALHGLTRTLINNNIIGVTEGYSKSLEVVGTGYRVQQKGAGLELALGFSHPVTYDAPEGITLSVEGANKITVSGISKQAVGEAAANIRKLKKPEPYKGKGIRYAGENVRRKAGKAGK; encoded by the coding sequence ATGTCACGTATTGGAAAGCTTCCCATCACCGTTCCTGGTGGTGTAGATGTAAAGATCGATGGCCAGCAGGTCACGGTCAAGGGTTCGAAGGGCGAGCTGTCGCTCGTTATTGCCGAGCCGATTCGCGCAACCGTTGAAGATGGCCAGATCCAGGTCAGCCGTCCCGACGACGAGCGTGAGTCCCGAGCGCTGCACGGTCTGACCCGCACGCTCATCAACAACAACATTATTGGTGTGACCGAGGGCTACTCGAAGTCGCTCGAGGTTGTTGGCACCGGTTACCGCGTGCAGCAGAAGGGTGCTGGCCTTGAGCTCGCACTTGGTTTCTCTCACCCAGTGACCTACGACGCCCCTGAGGGCATCACACTCTCAGTTGAGGGTGCAAACAAGATCACCGTCAGCGGTATCTCAAAGCAGGCAGTCGGTGAGGCTGCCGCGAACATCCGCAAGCTGAAGAAGCCAGAACCCTACAAGGGCAAGGGCATCCGCTATGCGGGCGAGAACGTTCGCCGCAAGGCTGGAAAGGCTGGTAAGTAA
- the rpsH gene encoding 30S ribosomal protein S8: MTMTDPVADMLTRLRNANSAHHDDVSLPGSKLKERIAEILKREGYIADWKVEPARVGTTLSMTLKYGPNREPSIEGLKRVSKPGLRVYAGSTELPSVLGGLGIAILSTSSGLLTDREAEQKGVGGEVLAYVW; the protein is encoded by the coding sequence ATGACGATGACTGATCCGGTAGCAGATATGCTCACCCGGTTGCGCAATGCAAATAGCGCACATCATGACGACGTTTCGCTTCCCGGCTCAAAGCTGAAGGAGCGGATCGCCGAGATCCTCAAGCGTGAGGGTTACATTGCTGACTGGAAGGTAGAGCCAGCACGCGTTGGCACGACCCTTTCAATGACGCTGAAGTACGGCCCGAACCGCGAGCCTTCGATTGAAGGCCTGAAGCGCGTGTCCAAGCCAGGTCTCCGCGTTTACGCGGGCTCGACCGAACTCCCGAGCGTTCTCGGTGGTCTTGGCATCGCGATCCTGTCCACTTCCTCAGGTCTGTTGACCGACCGCGAGGCTGAGCAGAAGGGCGTCGGCGGCGAAGTGCTCGCCTACGTGTGGTAA